Proteins from a genomic interval of Paenibacillus sp. RC334:
- a CDS encoding NUDIX domain-containing protein, with protein MTNTSKHNHDGLTEEQFLAVYDANQYERPSVTVDMLLFTVMDQLQHNYRKLPEKTLQLLLIQRGEHPFLGQWALPGGFVGMDESLEEAARRELKTETNVDRIYMEQLYTWGDVARDPRTRVISCAYMALVDHDSLEIHAGDDAADAQWFELDYSVAQETRTNQPDGYRWEQNIDITLKHGDIHLSAKVKVTEILKGKTIEVKREVLESQGIAFDHAQIIVYGIERLRSKIEYTDIAFHLMPSLFTLSELQQVYEIILGKELLAAAFRRKIAELVEETNEYRKAAGHRPSKLYRFKPRSRFM; from the coding sequence GTGACAAATACATCGAAGCACAATCATGACGGTTTGACGGAGGAACAATTTTTGGCTGTATATGATGCCAATCAGTATGAGCGTCCATCGGTAACGGTGGATATGCTGCTTTTTACCGTGATGGATCAGCTCCAGCACAATTACCGCAAGCTGCCGGAGAAGACACTCCAGCTACTTCTGATCCAGAGGGGAGAGCATCCGTTTCTGGGTCAATGGGCATTGCCAGGCGGCTTTGTAGGGATGGATGAAAGCCTGGAAGAGGCTGCACGACGTGAGCTTAAGACTGAAACGAATGTAGACCGGATTTATATGGAGCAGCTATATACATGGGGAGATGTGGCACGTGATCCACGAACGCGGGTCATCAGCTGCGCTTACATGGCACTGGTAGATCATGATTCACTGGAGATACACGCCGGAGATGATGCTGCGGATGCCCAATGGTTTGAGCTGGACTACAGTGTGGCTCAGGAGACACGGACGAATCAGCCGGACGGTTACAGATGGGAACAAAACATTGACATTACATTGAAGCATGGGGACATTCACCTGTCAGCCAAAGTAAAAGTGACTGAAATTCTCAAGGGAAAGACCATTGAGGTCAAGCGAGAAGTGCTGGAATCACAGGGGATTGCTTTTGACCATGCCCAAATTATTGTGTACGGCATCGAGCGTTTGCGCAGCAAAATAGAATATACAGATATTGCTTTTCACCTGATGCCATCCCTGTTTACATTGAGTGAGCTTCAACAGGTATATGAAATAATTCTGGGTAAGGAACTGTTGGCGGCAGCCTTCCGTCGCAAAATAGCTGAACTTGTGGAAGAGACGAATGAATATAGAAAGGCGGCCGGACATCGTCCGTCCAAGTTATACCGCTTCAAGCCCCGGTCGCGTTTTATGTAG